From the genome of Leguminivora glycinivorella isolate SPB_JAAS2020 chromosome Z, LegGlyc_1.1, whole genome shotgun sequence, one region includes:
- the LOC125241396 gene encoding uncharacterized protein LOC125241396 isoform X2: MESDCENLCRVPVMDSRSASERQVHDLVQALGHRVYGELKARLEEAVASNAKPDITTRPVPPKEVFEDLEQEEDATDSLKKYETERESLVQEAQVVEMSPNLKRYWRRREEEYKEEQFYLYLLREGSVPPYFRNVLGGAIWWEMNDTAGSAVDRSERRKMKCDCDDEGGSTEDALPSLPFL; the protein is encoded by the exons ATGGAGTCCGACTGCGAGAATCTTTGTCGCGTGCCGGTGATGGACTCGCGCTCGGCAAGCGAGCGCCAAGTGCACGATCTCGTGCAGGCTCTGGGACACAG AGTATACGGGGAGCTGAAGGCAAGACTGGAGGAGGCGGTGGCGAGCAACGCCAAGCCCGACATCACCACTAGACCCGTACCACCGAAAGAAGTCTTCGAAGATTTAGAACAGGAAGAAG ATGCAACTGATTCCTTGAAAAAGTACGAGACGGAACGTGAGAGTCTGGTTCAAGAAGCACAGGTGGTGGAAATGAGCCCGAACTTGAAGCGCTACTGGCGCCGCCGCGAGGAAGAGTACAAGGAAGAACAATTCTATTT GTACCTGCTGCGCGAGGGCAGCGTGCCGCCGTACTTCCGCAACGTGCTGGGCGGCGCCATCTGGTGGGAGATGAACGACACGGCCGGCTCCGCAGTCGACCGCTCCGAGCGCCGCAAGATGAAGTGCGACTGCGACGACGAGGGCGGCTCCACGGAAGACGCGCTGCCGAGTCTGCCGTTCTTGTGA